One part of the Streptomyces sp. AM 2-1-1 genome encodes these proteins:
- a CDS encoding DUF4287 domain-containing protein: MTNPVKGPASYFPSIEKTYGRPVVEWKELIRSSPLTKHGELVGWLKTTHGLGHGHANALVAHTLAEKAGR; the protein is encoded by the coding sequence ATGACGAACCCCGTGAAAGGCCCCGCGAGTTACTTCCCCTCCATCGAGAAGACGTACGGACGCCCCGTGGTGGAGTGGAAGGAACTGATCCGCTCCTCGCCCCTGACGAAGCACGGGGAGCTGGTCGGCTGGCTCAAGACCACCCACGGCCTGGGACACGGCCACGCCAACGCCCTGGTCGCCCACACCCTCGCGGAGAAAGCGGGCAGGTGA
- a CDS encoding HAD family hydrolase — protein MTEAPPFLVTVDVGGTLGSADGPGLAMRLAEASPLPAGRAREVMRTSLHTHPALTDPVVADVCEALRIPVHAFPRDLPPAPFRLFPGTMRALRQMSAVATVATLSNVTCIDADTEGLRDLLSPWVTDFFPSCRIGYTKPDPHAFQAVIEHFGAQRDQAIHVGDDWACDIEGAVASGIRPVWISRGRQAPTKTWSLNMACWSPSTFRQPPNTSPTSQQGRPNEPLHRNHCLLPTVPPRHPRRRSVDPGPGGSRTT, from the coding sequence ATGACAGAAGCTCCCCCCTTCCTGGTCACCGTCGACGTCGGTGGAACGCTCGGCTCTGCCGACGGGCCCGGCTTGGCCATGCGGCTGGCCGAAGCATCCCCGCTACCCGCAGGGCGTGCCCGCGAGGTCATGCGGACCAGCCTCCACACCCACCCGGCACTCACCGATCCCGTGGTCGCCGACGTCTGCGAAGCCTTGCGCATACCCGTGCACGCCTTCCCCCGTGACCTTCCGCCCGCCCCGTTCCGTCTCTTCCCCGGCACGATGCGGGCCCTGCGCCAGATGAGCGCAGTAGCCACCGTGGCCACCCTGTCCAACGTCACGTGCATCGACGCCGATACCGAGGGACTGCGCGACCTCCTCTCGCCCTGGGTGACCGACTTCTTCCCCTCCTGCCGCATCGGCTATACGAAACCCGACCCGCATGCCTTCCAGGCAGTCATCGAGCATTTCGGTGCGCAGCGCGATCAGGCCATCCATGTCGGTGACGACTGGGCCTGCGACATCGAGGGAGCTGTCGCGTCAGGAATCCGTCCCGTATGGATATCCCGTGGACGCCAAGCCCCGACGAAAACATGGTCGTTGAACATGGCGTGCTGGTCGCCATCGACCTTCCGGCAGCCGCCGAACACATCACCCACCTCGCAGCAGGGACGCCCCAATGAGCCTCTTCACCGGAACCACTGCCTACTACCGACAGTTCCGCCCCGGCATCCCCGACGCCGTAGCGTCGATCCTGGACCAGGCGGCTCCCGCACGACCTGA
- a CDS encoding class I SAM-dependent methyltransferase gives MSLFTGTTAYYRQFRPGIPDAVASILDQAAPARPDGGRRLLDVGTGTGLVAEALLERFDDIIGIDNDADMLAAAETALRPKLPAGSHLALVESTAEDFVPPTGWQAELVTICRAFHWLDQATVLNLLDRQVAPDGAVAIFGDNSFWAAGSDWKEATRDVVKSFLGEQRRAGSGTFQHHNRPYSEIMEESPFNAVEEFRVPVERTWSADSILGYLYSTSFAAPHLFGGRLQEFEAALRERLADFSDDDTFPEENEFLIRLGRRGQDAGR, from the coding sequence ATGAGCCTCTTCACCGGAACCACTGCCTACTACCGACAGTTCCGCCCCGGCATCCCCGACGCCGTAGCGTCGATCCTGGACCAGGCGGCTCCCGCACGACCTGACGGCGGTCGCCGGCTTCTGGATGTCGGCACGGGGACGGGGCTGGTGGCCGAAGCCCTGCTCGAACGCTTCGACGACATCATCGGCATTGACAACGACGCCGACATGCTCGCCGCCGCCGAGACGGCCCTGCGCCCGAAACTGCCCGCAGGCTCCCACCTCGCACTTGTGGAGAGCACTGCGGAGGACTTTGTCCCGCCCACTGGTTGGCAAGCCGAACTGGTCACGATCTGCCGGGCTTTCCACTGGCTCGACCAGGCCACGGTCCTGAACCTCCTGGACAGGCAGGTGGCCCCGGACGGCGCGGTCGCGATCTTCGGGGACAACAGCTTCTGGGCGGCGGGCAGCGACTGGAAGGAGGCGACCCGAGACGTCGTCAAGAGCTTCCTCGGCGAACAGCGGCGCGCGGGATCCGGGACCTTCCAGCACCACAACCGCCCCTACAGCGAGATCATGGAGGAATCGCCGTTCAACGCGGTCGAGGAATTCCGTGTCCCGGTCGAGCGCACCTGGAGTGCTGACAGCATCCTCGGCTACCTCTACTCCACCTCCTTCGCCGCCCCGCACCTCTTCGGCGGCCGGTTGCAGGAGTTCGAGGCCGCCCTCAGGGAACGACTGGCCGACTTCAGCGACGACGACACCTTCCCCGAGGAGAACGAGTTCCTCATCCGTCTCGGTCGGCGTGGTCAAGATGCCGGCCGGTGA
- a CDS encoding creatininase family protein, whose product MPAGEQRRSFGKLTGPQVTADVGDRSVICLPVGSLEQHGPHLPLNTDTVIAERFAARLAAHVADRHDLWVVPPVPYGLSPEHTWSPGTITLTIPLYAGLIEALVGEYLRATPARAVLIINGHGGNKGVLEALVHQLRRTHDAPICVANPASLGVAHREDDAAFPEVHAGNRETALMLALAPDHVRLDRLPDEPTTDLGRREEIQSIVLGRGTTWPWSSDDPAISAHGVIGGDPRRATVEHGQALVAAALDAGTDILDRLTPRID is encoded by the coding sequence ATGCCGGCCGGTGAGCAGCGGCGGAGCTTTGGAAAGCTCACTGGTCCGCAAGTCACGGCGGACGTGGGCGATCGGTCGGTCATCTGCCTGCCGGTCGGTTCGCTGGAACAGCACGGCCCCCATCTGCCCCTCAACACCGACACCGTCATCGCCGAGCGATTCGCCGCGCGCCTGGCCGCACACGTCGCGGACCGGCACGACCTGTGGGTCGTGCCGCCCGTGCCGTACGGACTGTCCCCTGAGCACACCTGGTCACCCGGCACGATCACGCTGACTATCCCGCTCTACGCCGGTCTGATTGAAGCCCTCGTGGGGGAGTACCTCCGCGCGACACCTGCACGGGCCGTGCTGATCATCAACGGCCATGGCGGAAACAAGGGCGTCCTGGAAGCCCTCGTCCACCAGTTGCGGCGTACGCACGACGCGCCGATCTGCGTTGCCAACCCCGCTTCTCTGGGCGTCGCTCACCGCGAGGACGACGCTGCCTTTCCCGAAGTCCACGCAGGCAACCGGGAGACGGCTCTCATGCTGGCCCTCGCCCCTGACCACGTACGGCTGGACCGACTGCCCGACGAGCCCACTACAGACCTCGGCCGGCGCGAGGAGATCCAGAGCATTGTGCTCGGCCGGGGCACGACCTGGCCCTGGTCCTCGGACGATCCCGCGATCTCGGCACACGGCGTCATCGGGGGCGATCCCCGGCGAGCCACCGTTGAGCACGGCCAAGCGCTCGTCGCTGCCGCCCTCGATGCCGGCACGGACATCCTCGACCGCCTCACCCCGCGGATCGACTGA
- a CDS encoding phytanoyl-CoA dioxygenase family protein, translating to MSLTTEDKATFKRDGVLIRRGLATPDHVRQAISVIAKSYREGMAPEDIPAYSRRTFTPELGDSAELLSLYTQTGAAGLAADLLGATAPILTAQVQIRVPEAEFPGVQQVKAMHVDGVSCPHLDPQELRTFSLLVGVVLSDINEPRCGALHYLPGGHITMARWFSEEWSLGVTDQVPPEIDSEDGTAFLGRPGDVLLMHHLVPHTVGQNLKPFPRVMAYFRVSHPDHAGRRLEALRDPWLDYPPLADLPFAPDVKE from the coding sequence ATGAGTCTCACGACCGAGGACAAAGCCACCTTCAAACGGGACGGCGTCCTGATACGGCGCGGCCTGGCCACCCCTGACCACGTCCGGCAAGCCATTTCCGTCATCGCGAAGTCGTACCGCGAAGGGATGGCACCCGAGGACATACCTGCCTACTCCCGGCGCACCTTCACTCCGGAGCTGGGTGACAGCGCCGAACTCCTCAGCCTGTACACGCAGACCGGTGCGGCTGGCCTCGCCGCTGATCTGCTCGGTGCGACGGCTCCGATCCTCACCGCGCAGGTCCAGATCCGCGTGCCCGAAGCCGAGTTCCCCGGCGTCCAGCAGGTGAAGGCCATGCACGTCGACGGCGTCTCCTGCCCCCACCTGGATCCGCAGGAGCTCCGCACGTTCTCCCTGCTCGTCGGCGTCGTCCTCTCCGACATCAACGAACCGCGCTGTGGTGCCCTGCACTACCTGCCCGGCGGCCACATCACCATGGCCCGTTGGTTCTCCGAAGAGTGGTCGCTCGGCGTGACCGACCAGGTTCCGCCAGAGATCGACAGCGAGGACGGCACCGCGTTCCTCGGCCGGCCAGGGGACGTCCTGCTCATGCACCATCTCGTCCCCCACACCGTCGGCCAGAACCTGAAGCCGTTTCCCAGGGTGATGGCCTATTTCAGGGTCAGTCACCCCGACCACGCGGGCCGTCGGCTCGAAGCCCTCCGCGACCCCTGGCTTGACTACCCGCCCCTGGCAGATCTCCCCTTCGCTCCCGACGTCAAGGAGTAG
- a CDS encoding Sua5/YciO/YrdC/YwlC family protein has product MRIIRPEALDSAARAVEAGELVIVPTARWYMICADASNADASGSIFKGKKRPSAKSLAYVAPSLAVCDQHFHLSDEARRLAESFWPGDLALLLPWRSSEDASRHASVGSPALTTVAPGVLGELAARAKVPIAATTANISGDAGPDDLGPAIALDEVHAFLAASGLRVSVLVDGGVCPAANHMTIVDCFTPETKLVRTGLVHQRAVAAALGREIRAS; this is encoded by the coding sequence ATGCGCATCATCCGACCCGAGGCACTCGACAGTGCGGCCCGCGCCGTCGAGGCCGGCGAGCTGGTCATCGTTCCCACCGCCCGCTGGTACATGATCTGCGCCGACGCGAGCAATGCCGACGCGTCGGGCAGCATCTTCAAGGGCAAGAAGCGCCCCAGTGCCAAATCCCTCGCTTACGTCGCCCCGTCCCTGGCGGTCTGCGACCAGCACTTCCATCTCAGCGATGAGGCACGGCGACTCGCTGAGTCGTTCTGGCCTGGCGACCTTGCTCTGCTCCTGCCTTGGCGGAGCTCGGAGGACGCATCCCGGCATGCCTCAGTCGGCTCCCCCGCACTCACCACGGTCGCCCCCGGAGTCCTCGGCGAACTGGCCGCAAGGGCGAAGGTGCCCATCGCCGCGACGACGGCGAACATCTCAGGCGACGCCGGCCCAGACGATCTCGGGCCCGCCATCGCCCTGGATGAAGTGCACGCCTTTCTCGCTGCCTCGGGCCTCAGGGTCTCCGTACTCGTGGACGGCGGGGTCTGCCCGGCTGCAAACCACATGACGATCGTGGACTGCTTCACTCCCGAGACGAAGCTCGTGCGTACTGGTCTCGTCCACCAACGGGCCGTTGCCGCTGCCCTTGGGCGGGAGATCAGGGCGTCGTGA
- a CDS encoding DNA polymerase III subunit gamma and tau has protein sequence MSSLALYRRYRPESFAEVIGQEHVTDPLQQALRNNRVNHAYLFSGPRGCGKTTSARILARCLNCEQGPTPTPCGTCQSCQDLARNGPGSIDVIEIDAASHGGVDDARDLREKAFFGPASSRYKIYIIDEAHMVTPAGFNALLKVVEEPPEHLKFIFATTEPEKVIGTIRSRTHHYPFRLVPPGTLRSYLAEVCGKENSAVEDGVLPLVVRAGAGSVRDSMSVMDQLLAGAGDAGVTYAMATSLLGYTDGSLLDSMVDAFAAGDGAAAFEVVDRVIEGGNDPRRFVADLLERLRDLVILAAVPDAGEKGLIDAPADVVERMLDQASVFGAAELSRAADLVNQGLTEMRGATSPRLQVELICARVLLPAAFDDERSFQARLDRLERGGAFAAGAGAGAGFGAAAGPAGPVQAAPPALGYVPGPEAHPPMAPAPTAPYNPPAAYTPPAPAPYEAPAPQPSPQPQPQPSQQPPVEAPAAQRPGAWPTPTAAGGGGGGEQARRPGGWPTASTPGGPAPRPAAAAPAVSGPPHPQAPGAPAGGQDMVQGAGQVRNMWPDILEAVKNRRRFTWILLSQNAQVTGFDGTTLQIGFVSAGARDNFASSGSEEVLRQALAEGFNAQWRVETVIDPSGGGGQPPQGGGSRPGGGAPAYQAPPQQAYEQRPAPAAAPQPYQPPSPQQAPPSPQGPPVQPSPRPRGGGVGQGPGGAGPAAVAYDRSAPEPGPTVAPEDDIPEEDDPDFVESTVSGHDLIIRELGATVLEEFTNE, from the coding sequence GTGTCGTCCCTTGCGCTGTACCGCCGCTACCGCCCCGAGTCGTTCGCCGAGGTCATCGGTCAGGAGCATGTCACTGACCCGCTCCAGCAGGCCCTGCGGAACAACCGGGTCAATCACGCGTACCTGTTCAGCGGGCCGCGTGGGTGTGGAAAGACGACCAGCGCCCGCATCCTCGCCCGCTGCCTGAACTGCGAGCAGGGTCCGACGCCGACGCCGTGCGGGACGTGTCAGTCCTGCCAGGACCTGGCGCGCAACGGCCCGGGTTCGATCGACGTCATCGAGATCGACGCGGCTTCGCACGGTGGTGTGGACGACGCCCGTGACCTGCGGGAGAAGGCGTTCTTCGGGCCGGCCTCCAGCCGCTACAAGATCTACATCATCGACGAGGCGCACATGGTCACCCCGGCAGGGTTCAACGCCCTGCTGAAGGTGGTCGAGGAGCCGCCGGAGCACCTCAAGTTCATCTTCGCGACGACCGAGCCCGAGAAGGTCATCGGCACGATCCGCTCGCGTACCCACCACTACCCGTTCCGGCTCGTGCCGCCCGGCACCCTGCGCTCGTACCTCGCGGAGGTCTGCGGCAAGGAGAACAGCGCGGTCGAGGACGGCGTGCTGCCGCTCGTCGTACGGGCCGGGGCCGGCTCCGTCCGTGACTCGATGTCCGTCATGGACCAGCTGCTGGCCGGGGCGGGTGACGCGGGCGTGACGTACGCCATGGCCACCTCGCTCCTCGGTTACACGGACGGGTCGCTGCTCGACTCGATGGTGGACGCCTTCGCGGCCGGTGACGGCGCGGCGGCGTTCGAGGTCGTGGACCGGGTGATCGAGGGCGGCAACGACCCGCGCCGGTTCGTCGCCGACCTGTTGGAGCGCCTGCGCGACCTGGTGATCCTGGCAGCGGTGCCGGACGCCGGGGAGAAGGGGCTCATCGACGCCCCCGCCGACGTGGTCGAGCGGATGCTGGACCAGGCGTCCGTCTTCGGCGCCGCCGAGTTGAGCCGCGCCGCCGACCTGGTCAACCAGGGGCTGACGGAGATGCGCGGGGCGACCTCGCCGCGCCTCCAGGTCGAGCTGATCTGCGCCCGGGTGCTGCTGCCCGCCGCCTTCGACGACGAGCGGTCGTTCCAGGCGCGGCTGGACCGCCTGGAACGCGGGGGCGCCTTCGCGGCAGGAGCGGGAGCCGGAGCGGGGTTCGGTGCGGCGGCGGGACCCGCCGGGCCGGTGCAGGCCGCACCGCCCGCGCTGGGGTACGTACCCGGGCCCGAGGCGCACCCGCCCATGGCGCCCGCGCCCACCGCCCCGTACAACCCGCCGGCCGCGTACACCCCGCCCGCCCCGGCGCCGTACGAGGCCCCCGCCCCGCAGCCCTCACCTCAGCCCCAGCCCCAGCCGTCGCAGCAGCCTCCGGTGGAGGCGCCCGCCGCCCAGCGGCCGGGTGCCTGGCCCACCCCGACCGCCGCCGGTGGTGGTGGCGGAGGTGAGCAGGCGCGCCGCCCCGGAGGCTGGCCGACGGCTTCCACGCCGGGGGGTCCTGCCCCCCGTCCGGCTGCGGCAGCCCCCGCGGTGTCGGGCCCCCCTCACCCCCAGGCGCCCGGCGCGCCGGCCGGGGGGCAGGACATGGTGCAGGGCGCCGGTCAGGTGCGGAACATGTGGCCGGACATCCTGGAGGCGGTGAAGAACCGCCGCCGTTTCACCTGGATCCTGCTCAGCCAGAACGCGCAGGTGACCGGCTTCGACGGGACCACTCTGCAGATCGGTTTCGTCAGCGCCGGCGCCCGGGACAACTTCGCGAGCAGTGGCAGCGAGGAGGTCCTGCGTCAGGCGCTGGCCGAGGGGTTCAACGCCCAGTGGCGCGTCGAGACCGTCATCGACCCCTCCGGCGGGGGCGGCCAGCCGCCGCAGGGCGGGGGCAGCCGGCCCGGTGGCGGGGCTCCGGCGTACCAGGCTCCGCCCCAGCAGGCGTACGAGCAGCGGCCCGCGCCCGCTGCGGCGCCCCAGCCCTACCAGCCGCCGTCGCCCCAGCAGGCCCCGCCGTCGCCCCAGGGCCCGCCGGTGCAGCCGTCCCCCCGGCCTCGGGGTGGCGGCGTTGGTCAGGGACCGGGCGGTGCCGGGCCG